From Deinococcus aquaticus, one genomic window encodes:
- the fabZ gene encoding 3-hydroxyacyl-ACP dehydratase FabZ — translation MDPILIQDVLKTLPHRFPFVMVDRVLSIEDGAVHAIKNVTINEPFFPGHFPQEPVMPGVLITEALAQASMFCLHEQLEPGTVGYLAGIEGARFRRKVIPGDQLHLHAKLEFLRRGLGKTTCRAEVDGVVVAEATILFAVGKG, via the coding sequence ATGGACCCCATTCTGATTCAGGACGTTCTGAAAACCCTGCCTCACCGTTTCCCGTTCGTGATGGTGGACCGCGTGCTGTCCATCGAGGACGGCGCGGTGCACGCCATCAAGAACGTGACCATCAACGAGCCGTTCTTCCCCGGTCACTTTCCGCAGGAGCCGGTCATGCCTGGCGTGCTGATCACCGAGGCGCTGGCGCAGGCCAGCATGTTCTGCCTGCATGAACAGCTGGAGCCCGGCACGGTCGGGTACCTCGCCGGGATCGAGGGCGCGCGCTTCAGGCGCAAGGTGATTCCCGGCGATCAGCTGCACCTGCACGCGAAACTGGAGTTCCTGCGCCGGGGCCTGGGCAAGACCACCTGCCGCGCCGAGGTGGACGGCGTGGTGGTGGCCGAGGCGACCATCCTGTTCGCGGTGGGCAAAGGGTGA
- a CDS encoding MGDG synthase family glycosyltransferase, whose translation MSTGFGRGHHQANRALDTALRTRGVNLHARHTDFLTYLNPVERTVTAGTYDLWLRYAPGIYRAFYNWTDRESEPRAVVDTFHHMGLRGTVRDVREVRPEVVVSSYPIPVAAAAAARTRLRLNFLNALIVTDYRVHHHWARPEADLLMVATPEAAAQMDDWKIPPDRVVVTGIPIAPVFRDLIGADRAALRERHGLRPDQPVILISGGGTGTFRALRGVLNELSNLGRPVQVLVLAGADGQGVQQVGGATVHRLGFTTDFPELLAASDLVVGKAGGLTVAEATTLGVPMVIHEPIPGQEEHNAELLERHGAAVWARQLSELRPAVLRALDRDTHAQMSAAASRLGIPDAADRVAQAVLGRLGRA comes from the coding sequence ATGTCCACCGGGTTCGGGCGCGGGCATCATCAGGCGAACCGCGCGCTGGACACGGCGCTGCGGACGCGCGGCGTGAACCTGCACGCCCGGCACACGGATTTCCTGACGTACCTGAACCCGGTCGAGCGGACCGTCACGGCCGGCACGTACGACCTGTGGCTGCGGTACGCGCCGGGCATCTACCGCGCGTTCTACAACTGGACGGACCGCGAGAGCGAACCGCGCGCCGTGGTGGACACCTTTCATCACATGGGGCTGCGCGGCACAGTCCGCGACGTGCGCGAGGTGCGGCCCGAGGTGGTCGTCAGTTCCTACCCGATTCCAGTGGCGGCGGCCGCAGCGGCCCGCACGCGCCTGCGGCTGAACTTCCTGAACGCGCTGATCGTCACGGACTACCGCGTGCATCACCACTGGGCGCGGCCCGAGGCGGACCTGCTGATGGTGGCGACCCCCGAGGCGGCCGCGCAGATGGACGACTGGAAGATCCCGCCGGACCGGGTGGTCGTGACCGGCATTCCCATCGCGCCGGTGTTCCGTGATCTGATCGGCGCGGACCGCGCGGCGCTGCGAGAACGCCACGGACTGCGCCCCGACCAGCCGGTGATCCTGATCTCGGGCGGCGGGACCGGCACGTTCCGGGCGCTGCGCGGCGTGCTGAACGAACTGTCGAACCTGGGGCGGCCCGTGCAGGTGCTCGTGCTGGCCGGCGCGGACGGGCAGGGCGTGCAGCAGGTGGGCGGCGCGACCGTTCACCGGCTGGGCTTCACGACCGACTTTCCCGAACTGCTGGCCGCCTCGGATCTGGTGGTCGGCAAGGCGGGCGGCCTGACGGTGGCCGAGGCGACCACGCTGGGCGTGCCGATGGTCATTCACGAACCCATTCCGGGACAGGAGGAGCACAACGCCGAGCTGCTGGAGCGCCACGGAGCGGCCGTCTGGGCGAGGCAGCTGAGTGAGCTGCGGCCCGCCGTGCTGCGCGCCCTGGACCGCGACACGCACGCGCAGATGAGCGCCGCCGCCAGCCGACTGGGCATCCCGGACGCCGCCGACCGCGTGGCGCAGGCGGTGCTGGGCCGCCTGGGACGCGCATGA
- a CDS encoding tetratricopeptide repeat protein: MSAARRPDAGQATPEELNKASSQAAPSEPVLSLPDLIGQSEWRLALATARVQGAPLDLEQALDAVLTAQSAVRARRYPAARQAAAELTPLLPALPEPEGSALRAQVDPEALTGALRALDAGQKVTDPAELATLLAGALAQPLTRAEALNMQGILHAVSGEAEQARALLDAAMQADPGHYRALTNLGNLEMEAGQFAEAEAVYRRVLALNPEYDGGHHNLGVALRRQGRVGEGVKSIRRGQQLSMKRSKDDTNAEMKEQFAQNPFMRNLRWVLIAVVVLIVFLAVRGVGG; encoded by the coding sequence GTGAGTGCCGCCCGCCGCCCGGACGCCGGGCAGGCCACGCCGGAGGAACTGAACAAGGCCTCCTCGCAGGCGGCACCGTCTGAGCCGGTCCTGTCCCTGCCGGACCTGATCGGGCAGAGCGAGTGGCGGCTGGCGCTGGCGACCGCGCGGGTGCAGGGCGCGCCACTGGACCTGGAACAGGCGCTGGACGCTGTGCTGACCGCGCAGAGTGCCGTGCGGGCGCGGCGGTACCCGGCGGCGCGGCAGGCGGCGGCCGAACTGACGCCGCTGCTGCCGGCCCTGCCGGAGCCGGAGGGGAGCGCGCTGCGGGCGCAGGTGGACCCGGAGGCGCTGACCGGGGCGCTGCGGGCACTGGACGCCGGGCAGAAGGTCACGGACCCGGCCGAACTGGCGACGCTGCTGGCCGGGGCGCTGGCGCAGCCGCTCACGCGGGCCGAGGCGCTGAACATGCAGGGCATCCTGCACGCCGTGAGCGGCGAGGCGGAGCAGGCCCGCGCGCTGCTGGACGCGGCCATGCAGGCCGATCCCGGGCACTACCGCGCCCTGACGAACCTGGGCAACCTGGAGATGGAAGCCGGGCAGTTCGCGGAGGCCGAGGCGGTGTACCGGCGGGTGCTGGCCCTGAACCCGGAGTACGACGGCGGGCACCATAACCTGGGCGTGGCGCTGCGCCGCCAGGGCCGCGTGGGCGAGGGCGTGAAGTCTATCCGGCGGGGGCAGCAGCTGAGCATGAAACGCTCGAAGGACGACACGAACGCCGAGATGAAGGAGCAGTTCGCGCAGAATCCGTTCATGAGGAACCTGCGCTGGGTGCTGATCGCCGTGGTCGTGCTGATCGTGTTCCTAGCGGTGCGGGGCGTGGGCGGCTGA
- a CDS encoding LptF/LptG family permease, translating into MTRLTRYVTAELLPPLLAGTLLFTAVLSFGYFFISSQWLSGVPVGLIARWIGYQMPDTLVKVFPMAVVLMTVVAFGRMSTERELVAVQGGGISLGRIARPAAALALFVTALSVWLSLWIAPRANVETRGLYWDALTGAGLSQLVGKTVDLGNNLTLSMGGYDTGKRELRDVRVQKWQADSAGRGTVILAERGTFENNRLSLSGYSTFVVDYGAVAALTRVPENDPAAFRAAVQDVFPSVIVPEKATDTLNVDTGLSRKQTLAQYADAIGADAEGWPELITKLTAPGVSAADRAGARVNLNRKLALPFANLVLVLAALPFALRFGRTLGVSLGIALMIAVAYYLLFFVGLTLAGLIPAFPEAGVWLANVLFAGAGLWQLRRT; encoded by the coding sequence GTGACGCGCCTGACCCGGTACGTGACGGCGGAACTGCTGCCGCCGCTGCTGGCCGGCACGCTGCTGTTCACGGCGGTCCTGAGCTTCGGGTACTTCTTCATCTCCAGTCAGTGGCTCAGCGGCGTACCGGTGGGCCTGATCGCCCGCTGGATCGGGTACCAGATGCCGGACACGCTGGTGAAGGTCTTCCCGATGGCGGTGGTGCTGATGACCGTCGTGGCGTTCGGCCGCATGAGCACCGAGCGGGAACTCGTGGCGGTGCAGGGCGGCGGGATCAGCCTGGGCCGCATCGCACGCCCGGCGGCGGCCCTGGCGCTGTTCGTCACGGCGCTGTCGGTGTGGCTGAGCCTGTGGATCGCGCCGCGCGCGAACGTGGAGACGCGCGGCCTGTACTGGGACGCCCTGACCGGTGCGGGGCTGTCGCAACTGGTGGGCAAGACCGTGGACCTGGGGAACAACCTGACGCTGTCCATGGGCGGCTACGACACCGGCAAGCGGGAACTGCGGGACGTGCGTGTGCAGAAGTGGCAGGCGGACTCGGCGGGGCGCGGCACGGTCATCCTGGCCGAGCGCGGCACCTTCGAGAACAACCGCCTGAGCCTCAGCGGGTACTCGACGTTCGTGGTGGATTACGGCGCGGTCGCGGCCCTGACCCGCGTGCCCGAGAACGACCCGGCCGCGTTCCGCGCAGCGGTGCAGGACGTGTTCCCCAGCGTGATCGTGCCCGAGAAGGCCACGGACACCCTGAACGTGGATACCGGCCTGAGCCGCAAGCAGACGCTCGCGCAGTACGCCGACGCGATCGGCGCGGACGCCGAGGGCTGGCCCGAACTGATCACCAAGCTGACCGCGCCGGGCGTGAGCGCCGCCGACCGCGCCGGGGCGCGCGTGAACCTGAACCGCAAACTGGCCCTGCCGTTCGCGAACCTGGTGCTGGTGCTGGCGGCCCTGCCGTTCGCGCTGCGCTTTGGTCGGACGCTGGGCGTCAGCCTGGGCATCGCGCTGATGATCGCCGTGGCGTACTACCTGCTGTTCTTCGTGGGCCTGACCCTGGCGGGCCTGATCCCGGCCTTCCCGGAAGCGGGCGTGTGGCTGGCGAACGTGCTGTTCGCCGGGGCGGGCCTGTGGCAACTGAGGCGCACTTGA
- a CDS encoding polysaccharide deacetylase family protein yields MKSISLIHRAASLGIAAGLLIVGGPFLLWQRANLGLLRAGPQTRRVVALTFDDGPDPRSTPAVLDALHAAGAHATFFVLAAPAGAHPDLIARMLREGHEVQAHAVKHRHAWLRPPWGAWRDPGDAAARISAVIRQVGSDQAITLHRPPHGAYSLFTRLGQRAAGLTGAHWSLEVQDWRAGQTPDGLRAHLRRALQPGAVIVLHDAGPGARVTVPALPGVLADLKERGYAVTSLARLEGLRPVRRADLPARAMGTLDRLLDRLTRTEPAGDLKDSILRVSPTRFPGPDLTLRGGLTLRAGVPAAEYHANNALMSQLGPIRTVRVARQDFRRVAADLQRRPELREAQAVYCQSAVTPILERLGFETHDLPPATGRRLRVWANVLRRAYGAGATTQAPKLSVLSREDFLRLYGEVPQ; encoded by the coding sequence ATGAAGTCCATCAGCCTGATCCACCGCGCGGCGTCGCTGGGCATCGCGGCAGGCCTGCTGATCGTCGGCGGGCCGTTCCTGCTGTGGCAGCGCGCGAACCTGGGCCTGCTGCGCGCCGGGCCGCAGACGCGCCGGGTGGTGGCCCTGACCTTCGACGACGGCCCGGACCCCCGCAGCACCCCGGCGGTACTGGACGCCCTGCACGCGGCGGGCGCGCACGCCACGTTCTTCGTGCTGGCCGCGCCCGCCGGGGCGCACCCGGACCTGATCGCCCGGATGCTACGCGAGGGGCACGAGGTGCAGGCGCACGCCGTGAAACACCGCCACGCGTGGCTGCGACCCCCCTGGGGCGCGTGGCGCGATCCGGGCGACGCGGCGGCCCGCATCAGCGCGGTCATCCGGCAGGTGGGCAGCGATCAGGCCATAACGCTGCACCGCCCGCCGCACGGCGCGTACAGCCTGTTCACGCGGCTGGGACAGCGCGCCGCCGGCCTGACCGGAGCGCACTGGAGTCTGGAAGTTCAGGACTGGCGGGCCGGGCAGACCCCGGATGGCCTGCGCGCCCACCTGCGCCGCGCCCTGCAACCGGGGGCCGTGATCGTGCTGCACGACGCGGGGCCCGGCGCGCGGGTGACCGTCCCGGCCCTGCCCGGCGTCCTGGCCGACCTGAAGGAACGCGGGTACGCCGTGACCAGCCTCGCGCGGCTGGAGGGACTGCGGCCGGTTCGCCGGGCCGACCTGCCCGCCCGCGCCATGGGCACCCTGGACCGTCTGCTGGACCGCCTCACGCGTACCGAACCCGCCGGGGACCTGAAGGACTCGATCCTGCGGGTCTCCCCCACCCGTTTTCCGGGCCCGGACCTGACGCTGCGCGGCGGCCTGACCCTGCGCGCAGGCGTCCCGGCCGCCGAGTACCATGCGAACAACGCTCTGATGTCGCAGCTCGGGCCGATCCGCACGGTGCGCGTGGCCCGGCAGGACTTCCGGCGGGTCGCGGCCGACCTTCAGCGCCGCCCGGAACTGCGTGAGGCGCAGGCCGTGTACTGCCAGTCGGCGGTCACGCCCATCCTGGAACGCCTGGGCTTCGAGACGCACGACCTGCCGCCCGCCACGGGGCGCCGCCTGCGCGTCTGGGCGAACGTGCTGCGCCGCGCGTACGGAGCGGGCGCAACCACGCAGGCCCCGAAACTCAGTGTCCTGAGCCGCGAGGACTTCCTGCGGCTGTACGGCGAGGTCCCGCAATAA
- a CDS encoding DUF4388 domain-containing protein, with protein sequence MQGLLSDLPLLGVLELIHTTRQTGVLEVQADVPFTVAFLNGEIVSGGILDWLGAEALYASPMLPESGMFTFQPRPVTGTPLGAYGHFSTDWARISDEWGQVCAVIGSPSRVFQGQLPLFDVPQGRSVRAAAREAEVPLFQVAQVVSQAVRDGRLHAEDRFEWFRLRLMPTRQRAALHPVARVLDGERTLGDAVAQGTPLNEVRDYLLGELRLGLRFPGSGWVLRDLVWEQQNLK encoded by the coding sequence ATGCAAGGCCTGCTGAGCGACCTTCCCCTTCTGGGCGTCCTGGAATTGATTCACACGACCCGGCAGACCGGCGTGCTGGAAGTGCAGGCCGACGTGCCGTTCACCGTGGCCTTCTTGAACGGTGAGATCGTGTCGGGCGGCATTCTGGACTGGCTGGGGGCCGAGGCACTGTACGCCAGTCCCATGCTGCCCGAAAGCGGGATGTTCACGTTCCAGCCGCGTCCCGTGACGGGCACGCCGCTGGGCGCGTACGGGCACTTCTCGACCGACTGGGCGCGCATCAGTGACGAGTGGGGTCAGGTGTGCGCCGTGATCGGCAGTCCCAGCCGCGTGTTCCAGGGGCAACTGCCGCTGTTCGACGTGCCGCAGGGCCGCTCTGTGCGCGCCGCGGCGCGGGAGGCGGAAGTGCCGCTGTTTCAGGTGGCGCAGGTCGTGTCGCAGGCCGTGCGGGACGGGCGACTACACGCCGAGGACCGCTTCGAGTGGTTCCGGCTGCGGCTGATGCCCACCCGGCAGCGGGCCGCGCTGCACCCGGTGGCGCGCGTTCTGGACGGCGAACGCACCCTGGGGGACGCCGTGGCGCAGGGCACGCCGCTGAACGAGGTGCGCGATTACCTGCTGGGCGAACTGCGCCTGGGCCTGCGCTTTCCCGGCAGCGGCTGGGTCCTGCGTGACCTCGTGTGGGAGCAGCAGAACCTGAAGTGA
- the rsmA gene encoding 16S rRNA (adenine(1518)-N(6)/adenine(1519)-N(6))-dimethyltransferase RsmA: MKDPIPPTSSGATAPLYSPARVRELLTRHGLKPTKSLGQNFLIDGNILRAIAEAGGAAPGVPVLEIGPGLGVLTREIHSRGAQVTTLEKDERLRAVLAETLGDTDVQIIWGDALDFDYSTLPAGTRVIANLPYYITGLLLSRFMRAPGIVSATVLVQKEVGQRLAAKPGTDNYGFLSAIAALYGSVRHVRDVPKGAFLPAPDVTSSVIRLDFDRDRPAPEPEFLKFIEAALHHRRKTLRNNLRMIGHDGEAIDATLAALNIRPDVRAEDVALHDLRDMAVKLGVIR; encoded by the coding sequence TTGAAAGACCCGATCCCACCCACCAGTAGCGGAGCGACCGCCCCGCTGTACTCACCGGCCCGCGTGCGCGAACTCCTGACCCGCCACGGCCTGAAACCCACCAAGAGCCTCGGGCAGAACTTCCTGATCGACGGGAACATCCTGCGCGCCATCGCCGAGGCCGGGGGGGCCGCGCCCGGCGTGCCCGTCCTGGAGATCGGCCCCGGCCTGGGCGTCCTGACCCGCGAGATCCACTCGCGCGGCGCGCAGGTCACCACCCTGGAAAAGGACGAACGCCTGCGCGCCGTCCTGGCCGAAACGCTGGGCGACACCGACGTGCAGATCATCTGGGGCGACGCCCTGGACTTCGACTACTCGACCCTCCCGGCCGGAACCCGCGTGATCGCCAACCTGCCGTACTACATCACGGGCCTGCTGCTCTCCCGCTTCATGCGCGCGCCGGGCATCGTGTCCGCCACCGTGCTGGTCCAGAAGGAAGTCGGGCAGCGCCTCGCCGCGAAACCCGGCACCGACAATTACGGCTTCCTGAGCGCCATCGCCGCCCTGTACGGCAGCGTCCGCCACGTCCGCGACGTGCCCAAGGGCGCGTTCCTGCCCGCGCCGGACGTGACCAGCAGCGTCATCCGCCTGGACTTCGACCGCGACCGCCCGGCGCCGGAACCCGAATTCCTGAAATTCATTGAGGCGGCCCTGCACCACCGCCGCAAGACCCTGCGCAACAACCTGCGCATGATCGGCCATGACGGCGAGGCCATCGACGCGACCCTGGCGGCCCTGAACATCCGCCCCGACGTGCGCGCCGAGGACGTCGCCCTGCATGACCTGCGTGACATGGCTGTGAAACTCGGCGTGATACGGTAA
- a CDS encoding class I SAM-dependent methyltransferase produces MNYDEFADLYDHQYDVYRDDLHFYGGVGERAGGPVLEVGAGTGRVTSFLARRGVNVTGLEPSARMIERAQERAAKDGLNMRFVQGDVRIFRLDERFETVIAPFNALMHLYTPNEQLQGLENIHAHLKTGAAFVFDLYVPRFGKANTVRHEGETFHAPDGSRTDVFLVQRHDRPRQHITTEYHVDTTQADGTLKRRHYTLTQRYYTRYEVEWLLRFAGFESPRVTGSFQGGPLEASSDVMVFSTRAL; encoded by the coding sequence GTGAATTACGACGAGTTCGCCGACCTGTACGACCACCAGTACGACGTGTACCGCGACGACCTGCACTTTTACGGCGGCGTGGGTGAACGCGCGGGCGGCCCGGTCCTGGAGGTCGGAGCGGGCACCGGGCGCGTCACGTCGTTCCTGGCTCGGCGCGGCGTGAACGTCACGGGCCTGGAACCCAGCGCCCGCATGATCGAACGCGCCCAGGAACGCGCCGCAAAGGACGGCCTGAACATGCGCTTCGTGCAGGGCGACGTGCGCATCTTCCGCCTGGATGAGCGCTTCGAGACGGTCATCGCGCCGTTCAACGCGCTGATGCACCTGTACACCCCGAACGAGCAGTTGCAGGGCCTGGAGAACATTCACGCGCACCTGAAGACCGGCGCGGCCTTCGTGTTCGACCTGTACGTGCCGCGCTTCGGAAAGGCGAACACCGTGCGGCACGAGGGCGAAACCTTCCACGCGCCGGACGGCAGCCGCACCGACGTGTTCCTGGTGCAGCGGCACGACCGGCCCCGCCAGCACATCACCACCGAGTACCACGTGGACACCACGCAGGCAGACGGCACCCTGAAACGCCGCCATTACACCCTGACGCAGCGGTATTACACCCGCTATGAGGTCGAGTGGCTGCTGCGCTTCGCAGGCTTTGAGAGCCCCCGCGTGACCGGTTCGTTCCAGGGAGGCCCGCTGGAAGCCAGCAGCGACGTGATGGTGTTCAGCACCCGCGCCCTGTAA
- a CDS encoding rod shape-determining protein, with protein MRLSEDIGIDLGTATFLIYSKSRGLVLQEPSVIAMARDSKKVKAVGEEAYRMIGRTPGGIVAVRPIKDGVIADEGLTEKMITMFLQKVQGSAGRLFGFKPQLMVGVPSNVSDVEKRAVLRAALNSNAKRAFLIEEPLAAAIGAGLRIAEPIGSMVVDIGGGSTDVAVISLGGIVVSESMRVAGNEFDESIIRYVRRKHNVLIGERTAEEIKVKVGAAMLLDDAENLTAEVRGRDLVNGLPKTISLDSTDVVEALSEPVTKIVDGVKRVLEITPPELVSDIIDRGIVMTGGGSLLRNFDELLRQTTGIPVAVAENAVEAVAVGTGMALEMIPVLGDSLVSSDNYLRR; from the coding sequence GTGAGGCTGTCAGAAGACATTGGAATTGACCTTGGAACGGCAACGTTCCTTATTTACAGCAAGAGCCGCGGCCTGGTACTCCAGGAACCCAGCGTGATCGCCATGGCCCGCGACAGCAAGAAAGTCAAAGCTGTCGGCGAGGAAGCTTACCGCATGATCGGGCGCACCCCCGGCGGGATCGTCGCCGTGCGTCCCATCAAGGACGGCGTGATCGCCGACGAGGGCCTGACCGAGAAGATGATCACCATGTTCCTGCAGAAGGTGCAGGGCAGCGCGGGTCGCCTGTTCGGCTTCAAACCGCAGCTGATGGTCGGCGTGCCCAGCAACGTCAGCGACGTGGAAAAACGCGCCGTGCTGCGCGCCGCACTGAACAGCAACGCCAAGCGCGCCTTCCTGATCGAGGAGCCGCTGGCCGCCGCGATCGGCGCAGGCCTGCGAATTGCCGAGCCGATCGGTTCGATGGTCGTGGATATCGGCGGGGGCAGCACGGACGTGGCCGTGATCTCGCTGGGCGGCATTGTCGTCAGCGAGAGCATGCGCGTGGCGGGCAACGAGTTCGACGAGAGCATCATCCGCTACGTGCGCCGCAAGCACAACGTGCTGATCGGTGAACGCACTGCCGAGGAGATCAAGGTGAAGGTCGGGGCGGCCATGCTGCTCGACGACGCCGAGAACCTGACCGCCGAGGTGCGCGGCCGTGACCTCGTGAACGGCCTGCCCAAGACCATCAGCCTGGACAGCACGGACGTGGTCGAGGCCCTGAGCGAGCCCGTCACGAAGATCGTGGACGGCGTCAAGCGCGTGCTGGAAATCACCCCCCCGGAACTGGTGAGTGACATCATCGACCGTGGCATCGTGATGACCGGCGGCGGCAGCCTGCTGCGCAACTTCGACGAACTGCTGCGCCAGACGACCGGCATTCCGGTCGCGGTGGCCGAGAACGCCGTCGAGGCCGTCGCGGTCGGCACCGGCATGGCACTGGAAATGATTCCGGTGCTGGGCGACTCGCTGGTGTCCAGCGACAACTACCTGCGCCGCTGA
- a CDS encoding NAD(P)H-hydrate dehydratase: MEEAGRAVADAAQDLAPQGPALLLAGGGANGGDAFVAARHLLTLGREVLVLALPSRHPLTRLNRRRWRAVGGVTRPLSASAVSHRAPGAGVIVDGLLGTGFGPPLRPALAGVIGALGAARSHGTPVVAIDLPSGLEETSALVPDGPDGLPGTAGADLTVTFMGLKAALLFGAAAAQAGRVQLIPLRVPGDWVQAQAVAEQPTDAHVAALLPVRRADAHKGTAGRVWIVGGHPGTVGAAGMAGVGALRAGAGLVTLHSAADVPLLMPELMIHRHADLRAALLGTPESGRPDALAVGMGLGPDAAALARELLRWQRPTVLDADALQIELAGHGHAACIWTPHPGEAARLLGTSTQDVTRDPLSAARALQQRLSGVVVLKGGPSVVAYPGGLSVSRGGHPGMASGGMGDTLSGILAALLGQGLSARDAAVTGVRLHARAGERAAQVHGYGLSASDVAQELGGAWQDLSAALPAHRPG; the protein is encoded by the coding sequence ATGGAGGAGGCCGGGCGGGCCGTGGCGGACGCCGCGCAAGACCTCGCGCCGCAGGGGCCGGCGTTGCTGCTGGCGGGCGGCGGCGCGAACGGCGGGGACGCGTTCGTGGCGGCCCGGCACCTGCTGACGCTGGGGCGTGAGGTGCTGGTGCTGGCCCTGCCGTCCCGGCACCCGCTGACGCGCCTGAACCGGCGGCGCTGGCGGGCGGTGGGCGGCGTGACGCGGCCCCTGAGTGCCAGCGCCGTGTCTCACCGGGCGCCGGGGGCGGGCGTGATCGTGGACGGCCTGCTGGGCACCGGGTTCGGGCCGCCGCTACGGCCCGCGCTGGCCGGGGTGATCGGGGCGCTGGGTGCGGCGCGCTCGCACGGCACGCCGGTCGTGGCCATCGACCTGCCCAGCGGTCTGGAGGAAACTTCGGCGCTGGTTCCGGACGGCCCGGATGGCCTGCCGGGCACAGCCGGGGCGGACCTGACCGTGACGTTCATGGGCCTGAAGGCCGCGTTGCTGTTCGGCGCGGCAGCGGCGCAGGCGGGGCGGGTGCAGCTGATCCCACTGCGGGTGCCCGGCGACTGGGTGCAGGCGCAGGCCGTCGCGGAGCAGCCGACCGACGCGCACGTGGCGGCCCTGCTGCCCGTGCGCCGCGCGGACGCGCACAAGGGCACGGCGGGCCGCGTGTGGATCGTGGGCGGTCACCCCGGCACGGTGGGCGCGGCGGGCATGGCAGGCGTGGGGGCGCTGCGGGCCGGGGCGGGTCTGGTCACGCTGCACTCGGCGGCGGACGTGCCGCTGCTGATGCCGGAACTGATGATTCACCGGCACGCGGACCTGCGCGCGGCGCTGCTGGGCACGCCAGAGTCAGGGCGGCCGGACGCGCTGGCGGTCGGCATGGGCCTGGGTCCGGACGCCGCCGCGCTGGCCCGCGAGCTGCTGCGCTGGCAGCGGCCCACCGTGCTGGACGCCGACGCCCTGCAGATCGAACTGGCCGGGCACGGGCACGCGGCCTGCATCTGGACCCCGCACCCCGGCGAGGCCGCGAGGCTACTGGGCACCAGCACGCAGGACGTGACCCGCGATCCCCTGAGCGCCGCCCGCGCCCTGCAACAGCGGCTGAGCGGCGTGGTCGTCCTGAAGGGCGGCCCCAGCGTCGTGGCGTACCCCGGGGGTCTGAGCGTGTCGCGCGGCGGGCATCCAGGCATGGCCAGCGGCGGCATGGGCGACACCCTGTCCGGCATCCTGGCCGCGCTGCTGGGCCAGGGCCTGAGTGCGCGGGACGCCGCCGTGACCGGGGTGCGCCTGCACGCCCGCGCCGGGGAACGCGCCGCGCAGGTGCACGGCTACGGCCTGAGCGCCTCGGACGTGGCGCAGGAACTCGGCGGGGCGTGGCAGGACCTGAGCGCCGCCCTGCCCGCACACCGGCCCGGCTGA